A region from the Osmerus eperlanus chromosome 11, fOsmEpe2.1, whole genome shotgun sequence genome encodes:
- the fam168a gene encoding protein FAM168A isoform X1, which translates to MASGHPTDKYSFMYQPDTHKSKNRLPSSMNPVYSPVQPGAPYGNPKNMAYTGYPAGYPAAAPTYTPNLYQTGSPGYPPGYTAAGTPYKVPPTQTNGAPPPYTPTPNPYPTTMYPIRSAYPQQNLYAQGAYYTQPVYAAQPHVIHHTTVVQPNSMPSALYPAPVSAPRNNGMAAMGMVAGTTMAMSAGTLLTTPQHPQIGAHQVTVPTYRPQGTPGYSYVPPHW; encoded by the exons aTGGCGAGCGGGCACCCTACTGACAAATACAGTTTCATGTACCAACCAGACACGCACAAGAG taaGAACAGGTTACCCTCCAGTATGAATCCTGTATACAGCCCAGTCCAGCCCGGTGCCCCCTACGGAAATCCTAAGAACATGGCCTACACAg gcTACCCTGCAGGGTACCCCGCGGCCGCCCCCACCTACACCCCCAACCTCTACCAGACAGGCAGCCCTGGATATCCCCCAG gatATACTGCAGCAGGTACTCCATATAAAGTGCCTCCCACCCAGACGAACGGGGCCCCCCCACCATACacccctacccccaacccctaccCCACAACCATGTACCCCATCCGCAGTGCCTACCCTCAGCAGAACCTCTATGCACag GGAGCCTACTATACCCAGCCAGTGTATGCAGCCCAGCCCCATGTGATCCACCACACCACCGTGGTGCAGCCCAACAGCATGCCCTCCGCCCTCTACCCCGCCCCCGTCTCCGCTCCCAGGAACAACGGCATGGCCGCCATGGGCATGGTCGCCGGGACAACCATGGCCATGAGCGCCG GCACACTGCTGACCACGCCCCAACACCCTCAGATCGGAGCGCACCAGGTAACCGTGCCAACCTACAGGCCTCAAGGAACACCTGGATACAGCTATGTCCCCCCCCACTGGTAG
- the fam168a gene encoding protein FAM168A isoform X2: MNPVYSPVQPGAPYGNPKNMAYTGYPAGYPAAAPTYTPNLYQTGSPGYPPGYTAAGTPYKVPPTQTNGAPPPYTPTPNPYPTTMYPIRSAYPQQNLYAQGAYYTQPVYAAQPHVIHHTTVVQPNSMPSALYPAPVSAPRNNGMAAMGMVAGTTMAMSAGTLLTTPQHPQIGAHQVTVPTYRPQGTPGYSYVPPHW, from the exons ATGAATCCTGTATACAGCCCAGTCCAGCCCGGTGCCCCCTACGGAAATCCTAAGAACATGGCCTACACAg gcTACCCTGCAGGGTACCCCGCGGCCGCCCCCACCTACACCCCCAACCTCTACCAGACAGGCAGCCCTGGATATCCCCCAG gatATACTGCAGCAGGTACTCCATATAAAGTGCCTCCCACCCAGACGAACGGGGCCCCCCCACCATACacccctacccccaacccctaccCCACAACCATGTACCCCATCCGCAGTGCCTACCCTCAGCAGAACCTCTATGCACag GGAGCCTACTATACCCAGCCAGTGTATGCAGCCCAGCCCCATGTGATCCACCACACCACCGTGGTGCAGCCCAACAGCATGCCCTCCGCCCTCTACCCCGCCCCCGTCTCCGCTCCCAGGAACAACGGCATGGCCGCCATGGGCATGGTCGCCGGGACAACCATGGCCATGAGCGCCG GCACACTGCTGACCACGCCCCAACACCCTCAGATCGGAGCGCACCAGGTAACCGTGCCAACCTACAGGCCTCAAGGAACACCTGGATACAGCTATGTCCCCCCCCACTGGTAG